A portion of the Candidatus Zixiibacteriota bacterium genome contains these proteins:
- the lysS gene encoding lysine--tRNA ligase: MENKDKLPTEEERPQIPLEELIEIRRRKVAELRQEGLNPYPYRFAKTHSIAQALDNFDTFAAQEIVVRLAGRMMLKRRMGKALFADIRDHSARIQVYLKINNVGETPFERFDRLDLGDIIGVQGKLFTTRTGEKTVMVESYEILAKSLHPLPDKHAGLVDKEVRYRRRYVDLIVNPEVRETFVKRSRIIRSIRDFLNDEGFLEVETPILQPLYGGASARPFVTHHNTLDIDLYLRIADELYLKRLIVGGFEKVWELCKDFRNEGMDRLHNPEFTMIELYWAYADYHDIMELFQRLLRKTVFDLHGKYKIMYEGKELDFEPPFKAISMIDAVKEATGIDLLPLDFETAKARARESGIDVTEMTNWGKVVEAFFEQKVEPTLVQPTFIMDFPLEISPLAKTHRSQPRLTERFELFIAGLETGNAFSELNDPEEQRRRFLSQMEQRKAGDEEAHQLDEDFLMALSYGMPPTGGLGFGIDRLVMILTDSHSIRDVIFFPQMRPETTAPDGGE; this comes from the coding sequence ATGGAAAATAAAGATAAACTGCCAACCGAAGAAGAACGTCCCCAGATTCCCCTGGAAGAACTGATAGAAATTCGCCGCCGCAAAGTGGCGGAGTTGCGTCAGGAAGGGCTCAATCCTTATCCCTATCGTTTCGCCAAAACTCATTCTATAGCCCAAGCGCTGGACAATTTTGACACCTTTGCCGCGCAGGAAATTGTTGTGCGGCTGGCCGGGCGTATGATGCTCAAGCGCCGGATGGGCAAAGCCCTGTTTGCCGATATCCGGGACCACTCCGCCCGCATTCAGGTTTATCTGAAAATAAATAATGTCGGCGAAACTCCCTTCGAGAGGTTTGACCGTCTTGACCTCGGCGATATAATCGGCGTGCAGGGCAAACTTTTTACCACCCGCACCGGCGAGAAAACAGTCATGGTCGAGAGTTACGAAATCCTCGCTAAATCGCTCCACCCCCTTCCCGATAAACATGCCGGGCTGGTGGACAAAGAAGTCCGCTACCGCCGCCGGTATGTTGACCTGATCGTGAACCCGGAGGTGCGGGAGACGTTCGTCAAACGAAGCCGCATCATTCGTTCCATCCGCGATTTTCTCAATGACGAAGGCTTTCTTGAGGTGGAGACGCCAATTCTGCAGCCGCTGTACGGCGGGGCCTCGGCCCGACCCTTTGTTACCCATCATAACACCCTTGATATCGACCTCTATTTGCGCATTGCCGATGAATTATATCTCAAGCGGCTGATTGTCGGCGGCTTTGAGAAAGTCTGGGAACTCTGCAAGGATTTCCGTAATGAAGGAATGGACCGTCTGCACAACCCGGAATTTACCATGATTGAATTGTACTGGGCATACGCCGACTACCACGACATCATGGAGCTCTTTCAGCGGTTGCTGCGCAAGACGGTTTTCGACCTGCACGGCAAGTATAAAATCATGTACGAGGGCAAAGAGCTCGACTTCGAGCCTCCGTTTAAAGCTATCTCGATGATAGATGCCGTAAAAGAAGCTACTGGCATAGACCTGTTGCCGCTCGATTTTGAAACGGCAAAAGCCCGGGCGCGCGAATCCGGCATCGATGTCACCGAAATGACCAATTGGGGGAAAGTGGTGGAAGCCTTCTTTGAGCAGAAAGTCGAGCCGACTTTGGTTCAGCCGACCTTCATCATGGATTTCCCTCTGGAGATTTCCCCTCTGGCGAAAACCCATCGCAGCCAGCCGCGTTTGACCGAGCGCTTCGAACTCTTCATTGCCGGCTTGGAAACAGGCAACGCCTTCTCGGAACTGAATGACCCGGAAGAGCAGCGACGGCGGTTTTTGTCGCAGATGGAGCAGCGCAAAGCGGGAGATGAAGAGGCGCATCAGCTCGATGAAGATTTCCTTATGGCGCTTTCGTATGGCATGCCTCCAACCGGCGGACTCGGGTTCGGCATTGACCGCCTGGTCATGATTCTGACCGACAGCCATTCTATCCGCGATGTAATATTCTTCCCGCAGATGCGCCCGGAAACGACCGCCCCCGACGGCGGGGAATGA
- the coaD gene encoding pantetheine-phosphate adenylyltransferase has translation MPSRKIKRGRIAIYPGTFDPITNGHISLIERAVHLFDTLIVAVAKNARKNPYFDHLERFELVQKSLRGMKGIEVIKFDGLLADLAKKHHACAIIRGLRAVSDFEYEFQMALMNRKLARNVETVFLMPSLSWVYLSSTIVKDVARNNGEINGLVPPPVARALLQKVKNSKP, from the coding sequence ATGCCGTCAAGAAAGATTAAGAGAGGGAGAATTGCCATTTATCCCGGCACTTTTGACCCTATCACCAATGGGCATATCTCTCTCATTGAACGGGCGGTTCATCTTTTTGACACTCTTATCGTAGCCGTGGCAAAAAATGCGCGAAAGAACCCATACTTTGACCACCTGGAAAGATTTGAGTTGGTGCAAAAGTCCCTGCGGGGAATGAAAGGAATTGAGGTAATCAAATTTGACGGTCTTCTGGCCGACCTGGCGAAGAAACACCATGCCTGCGCCATTATTCGCGGTCTGCGGGCGGTCTCCGATTTCGAGTATGAATTTCAGATGGCTCTTATGAACCGCAAGCTTGCCCGAAATGTCGAAACCGTTTTCTTGATGCCGTCGCTTTCCTGGGTCTATCTCTCCTCAACCATTGTCAAGGATGTCGCTCGCAACAACGGGGAAATCAATGGTCTGGTGCCGCCTCCGGTGGCGCGAGCGCTTCTGCAAAAAGTGAAAAATTCAAAGCCATAA
- the rsmD gene encoding 16S rRNA (guanine(966)-N(2))-methyltransferase RsmD, whose translation MRVTGGIYRGRALRSAPGLAARPTTDKVRQSIFNILMNDIESKTVLDLFAGSGALGIEALSRGAVTAVFVEIAHKQKQSIIANLNSLALRMEILEMDYLKACRFLSDSNRRFDLIFADPPYDKILPQAVIDAVLEYNLLAPEGFLIIEHKSGIDITHDRMTVLKSRKFGQTEVTFYAVKKD comes from the coding sequence ATGCGTGTCACTGGAGGCATATATCGGGGTCGAGCCCTGCGCAGCGCACCCGGTCTCGCCGCCCGGCCAACCACCGATAAGGTGCGTCAGTCGATTTTCAATATTCTGATGAATGATATCGAGAGCAAGACTGTCCTTGACCTCTTCGCCGGCTCCGGGGCATTGGGAATCGAAGCCCTCTCGCGCGGCGCCGTCACTGCCGTCTTTGTCGAAATTGCCCACAAACAGAAGCAGAGTATCATTGCCAATCTCAATTCTCTTGCCCTGAGAATGGAGATTCTGGAGATGGATTATCTCAAAGCCTGCCGCTTTCTATCCGACAGCAATCGCCGTTTCGACCTGATTTTCGCCGACCCGCCGTACGACAAGATACTTCCGCAGGCTGTCATTGACGCCGTTCTTGAATATAACTTGCTTGCCCCTGAGGGATTCCTTATTATTGAACATAAATCAGGTATTGATATTACCCATGACCGGATGACGGTGCTTAAAAGCCGCAAGTTCGGCCAGACAGAGGTGACCTTTTATGCCGTCAAGAAAGATTAA
- a CDS encoding helix-hairpin-helix domain-containing protein — protein MNRFFEFTSKQLTFVLILSGILLFTSILNLVRSLSVTSPDSLRLSISVGDADTRYAPLFRVDLNRSPADSLELLPGIGAVLAERIVAFRDSAGPFTSPEEVMKVRGIGYKLYERIKPYLEIRPW, from the coding sequence ATGAATCGTTTTTTTGAATTTACATCGAAACAGCTGACTTTTGTTCTTATCCTGAGCGGAATTTTGCTCTTCACTTCCATTTTGAATTTAGTGAGAAGCCTGAGCGTTACCTCACCTGATTCGCTTCGGCTCTCTATTTCGGTCGGCGACGCCGACACCCGCTATGCGCCGCTGTTCCGGGTGGACCTCAATCGTTCCCCGGCTGATTCCCTGGAGCTGCTGCCCGGAATAGGAGCGGTTCTGGCGGAACGAATTGTCGCCTTCCGCGATTCCGCCGGACCATTTACGTCGCCCGAAGAGGTCATGAAAGTTCGCGGCATAGGTTACAAACTGTACGAGCGAATCAAGCCGTATCTGGAGATTCGGCCATGGTGA